A genome region from Prionailurus viverrinus isolate Anna chromosome A3, UM_Priviv_1.0, whole genome shotgun sequence includes the following:
- the SDC1 gene encoding syndecan-1 has translation MRRAALWLWLCALALRLQPALPQIVATNVPPEDQDGSGDDSDNFSGSGAGALQDLTLSQQPSSTWKGTELLTAVPTVPEPSGTDNTATSTSVLPAGERPQDREAVLPAEVEPGFTAREKETTHPPGETTPQPTTHQASTARATTAQGPVTSHPHRDMKPDHHETSAPAGPSQLDSHAPSMEDRGPSATEKAAEDGISTQLPAGEGSGEQDFTFDISGENTAVAAVEPDQRNQPPVDRGATGASQGLLDRKEVLGGVIAGGLVGLIFAVCLVGFMLYRMKKKDEGSYSLEEPKQANGGAYQKPSKQEEFYA, from the exons CAAATAGTGGCCACAAATGTGCCCCCTGAAGATCAGGATGGCTCTGGGGATGACTCTGACAACTTCTCTGGCTCAGGTGCAG GTGCTCTGCAAGATCTCACCTTGTCACAGCAGCCCTCATCCACCTGGAAGGGCACGGAGCTCCTGACGGCCGTGCCCACGGTCCCAGAGCCCAGCGGCACAGATAACACCGCCACCTCCACGTCCGTCCTGCCGGctggagagaggcctcaggacaGAGAGGCAGTGCTTCCGGCAGAGGTGGAGCCTGGCTTCACGGCCAGGGAGAAGGAGACCACCCACCCACCCGGCGAGACCACGCCACAGCCGACCACTCACCAGGCATCAACAGCAAGAGCCACCACGGCCCAGGGGCCTGTCACCTCCCATCCCCACAGGGACATGAAGCCTGACCACCATGAGACCTCAGCTCCTGCAGGACCCAGCCAGCTCGACTCTCACGCGCCCAGCATGGAGGACCGTGGTCCTTCTGCCACTGAGAAGGCTGCCGAGGATGGGATCTCCACTCAGCTCCCAGCAGGAGAGGGCTCTGGGGAGCAG GACTTCACCTTTGACATATCTGGGGAGAACACAGCCGTGGCCGCTGTGGAGCCCGACCAGCGGAATCAGCCCCCAGTGGACCGTGGGGCCACGGGGGCCTCCCAGGGCCTCCTGGACCGGAAGGAAGTGCTGGGAG GGGTCATCGCTGGAGGCCTCGTGGGGCTCATCTTCGCCGTGTGCCTGGTGGGTTTCATGCTGTACCGGATGAAGAAGAAGGACGAGGGCAGCTACTCCTTGGAGGAGCCCAAACAAGCCAACGGTGGGGCCTACCAGAAGCCCAGCAAACAGGAAGAGTTCTATGCCTGA